The segment TTAACTGCCCGCCCCGCGTCTATCTCCAGCGCCATGGGGGAGTGGGCGTTCCTCGGCTCGCTGCTGGACGCCGTGCAGCTGCAGTCGCCGCTCTTGGGCCGCCTGTGGCTGGTGGTCATGCTGATCTTCCGCATCCTGGTGCTGGCCACGGTGGGCGGCGCCGTGTTCGAGGACGAGCAGGAGGAGTTTGTGTGTAACACGCTGCAGCCTGGCTGTCGCCAGACCTGCTACGACCGTGCCTTCCCCGTCTCCCACTACCGCTTCTGGCTCTTCCACATCCTGCTGCTGTCGGCGCCCCCGGTGCTCTTCGTCATCTACTCGGTGCACCGGGCCAGCAAGGAGCCGGGCGGCGCGGACGGCTGGGCGGGGGCCCCGGGGCGCCCGGGGGACCGCCGCGCGCGCCGCTGCTACCTGCTGAGCGTGGCGCTGCGCCTGCTGGCTGAGCTGGCCTTCCTAGCGGGCCAGGCGCTGCTCTACGGCTTCCGCGTGGCCCCGCACTTCGTGTGCGCAGGTCCCCCGTGCCCGCACACCGTGGACTGCTTCGTGAGCCGGCCCACCGAGAAGACTGTCTTCGTGGTCTTCTACTTCGCGGTGGGGCTGCTCTCGGCGCTGCTCAGCGTGGCCGAGCTGGGCCACCTGCTCTGGAAGGACCGCTCGCGTGCCGGCCGCTGTCGCCAGGCCGCCGAGCGCGACAACCGCTGCAACCGCGCGCACGAGAAGGCGCAGCAGCTGCTCCAGCCGCTGCCGGCCCTGCCCACGCGGCGACCGGGCACCGACCCCTACGCCCCACCGGCTTATGCGCACGGGGCGCCTGCCGGTGACAGCGAGGGCGGCAGCGGCCGCAGCAAGGCGTCGCTGGCCACCATCCGTCAGGACCTGGCCATCTAGAACTGCCTGGGGCAGGAGGTGAGGCCAGAGGCCGGACCCCACCATCCCGGAGCAAGAAATGTCTCCTCACCCACTGTTggcagggtttcctgccccagcAGATGACACGCAGGGCGCATGGCCCTCCAGGCAGCACCCACACTTCCCAGCGGAGCTAGGGACATTGAATCAACTAAGGCCTGTCCTTGTTGCCCTACTCCAGGCGGAAAGGAAGGAGGCCAGGGAGGCTGAGAAAAGGTGGACCAGAGGAGGGCAGAGTCAGTGGAGAGTGGATGTTCTGGAGGAGCCCTGGGTGTTTtactggaaaggaaaaaacagcTGTGATACCAGCATCCCCCGGGCCCTCTCCTTGTTCAGATTGAGGTGTAGCCTCTGCTAAGGCTCTCTGTGTACATGCACAAACACGGGTACACACATTTGGTGTGAGCATAGGTGCCCTCGCATGTGTAAAACCTGTGTaagcactttgtgtgtgtgtatgcatgcatatatatccTGTGTGAGCTCTGgatgtgcacacgtgtgcataTGCACATGTCCATCTTGTGCAGGCTTTCTGCACACACGTGTACCTACCCCTGTGTGCATTCTGCATCTGTGCGTGTGACGGTGTGTCCTGTGTGAGTTGTGTGTGTGATCTGTGACATGCCCGGTGTGGGTGGCCAGGATCCAGGGCAAGCAGCAGCCATGGTGGGTCCTCCCATTCTCAGGAagatctcccctcctgatcgagccCGCGCAGGAGGGGCGCTGGAGGGGAGGCAGTCCTTCACCCTGGGCAGGCCTCAGTCCAGGTACCATCTGCACTCTCAACTTTGTGGCCTGGGCATGGTGGCTGGGCCCTTCTTTCATGAAGACagagtggggctggggctggggtcagAGGGCAGGACTCTTTTCTAgcttcctcctcctcaccctgCCGCTGTTACCCCAGCCCATAAACATCCTCCTGGCCCTGCATTTTCTTCCTTCACTTCTTCCCTCACTCCAACCCTCTGGAAATACAAGGAACTGTCTACAGGGCTGCCTCCTATTCATTCCTGCCTCTCCTCTGCCGCTATCAGCTTCCTCCTTCACCACACCCATGGGGATGCTGTCCATAAGCAGCCAGCACCTAAgtgaagggcttctctggtggctcgtacagtgaagaatctgcctggaatgcaggatacctgggttcgatccctggaccaggaagatcccctggagaagaaaatggcaacccactcctggcaaatcccatggacagaagagccccgtgggctacagtccacggggttgcaaagagtcggacactactgagcaatgaacacacacacacccctaagtGAAAAATCCAGGGGTCACCATCTAACCACACCTCTGGACCATCACCAGACTCTGCTGAGCAGGCTGCCAGGGCCCCACTCTGCACGATTGTCTTCTATGCCTCTGGTCATTCCCTATCCTCCATTCCTTCATGCCTCTTCCTCAGCTTTCCTGCCTGGACTGCACATAAGCAGAGGGAAGAGTCTTTCCAAACAGGTACCCCTGCTTACTCTTTGGGGCTCCCCTGTCCTCAGGTAAGTCAAGCATCTGAGCGAGGCTTCTGAATCCCCCACGTCTGGCCCTGTTGCATCAGGTCTTCTCCAGCCCTTTCACCTCAGCTCCTCCAAAGTTTCCATGCTCCAAACTGATCTAAACTTTCTGTTCCTACCAAGCTGTACCAGATTTGCTTCTAAATGTTTCAACTGGCTGTTCCTTTGCCTAGAGCAGCCTCCCTCTCTGCCGACCCCCTTCCTCTAGTTAACTCTGCCCTGCCTTTTGGTCTCATTTGGGAAGAAAATGGATGCCTTCCTGGACAGACAGACCAACCCCACAAAACCAGAGCTAAGGCCCCAAGGCAGCACTTCTGTTGGACGCATAGCTCTGTCCTCCTTGCAGGCCCATAGTAGGTGCTTGGTAAACTCGcgctggggggcttcccaggtggcgctaatggtaaagaaccggcccgccaatgcaggagacataagagacatgggatcaatccctggatcgggaagataccctggaggagggcatggcaacctacttcagtattcttgcctggaaaatcccatgtaaagaggagcctggcgggctacagtccaaaaggttgcacagagtcggacacgactgacgtgacttagcacgcacacacacaaacttgtGTTGGAAGTGTTCTCCAGGCCCGAACACTTATCCATGCTCACAGAGTGTGCCGCCGTCTCTCTGCCCAGGGTGAGTTCTGTGTCTGCCTCCCAGACCCTTCcgcacagactcagacatgagTGTCCACCTGTTTCCCAtgtatattcattcaacaaatacttttgagcacatactatatgccaggcactattctgcaGAAAGAGGACGTGAGTCACCTATGTCATTCCAAGTTTTCCATTAGTCACATtacaaaatgaaaggaaacagGTGAAATTCATTTTCGTAATGTATTTTGTTTAACCCAATACATCTAAAATATCATTTCAAACACATCATCAGTGTCAAAAAAAAATCACGGAGATGCTTTACATGTTTCATTTTGTGCAAAGTCTGGTGTGTGTTCTGTGCTTGAAACCCTTCTCAATTTGGACCACCCACATAGCTCAGGTTCGGCTGTCATCTGTGACAAGTGGCTGCTGTATTAGCAGATCCGCATGCGAAACTTGCCCTCTCAAAGCTCACATTCTGGTGGAGAAGGCAGACAATGAACACAGACTGTGCTACCAGCCAGGGTAAGAGTCAAGGAGAGAGCGCGGCCCCTGGGGAGTGTCGGGGAGAAGAACTAGCAACAGTCTAGCTGGACGTCTCTCCAGGAAGAGCATTCAcgttggaggaaatggcaagagcaaaggtcctgaggcaggaataAGCTGAAAGTGTTGGAGCCCCGAGAAGAGACTGGTGTGGCAGGAGTGGAATGAGGGGGCAGAGGGAGTCACCAGTAACTGAGATGGCATCTCAGCTTCCTTAGCTCTCACTTCAGTTGCTGGGGCCCAGGCACCCCGGCCATCTCCATCTGCTGTTGCCATAGCCTGTCTTCTGCCTGCCTTCCGCATCCTGTCAAGCATCTGATCCTCTCGTTTCTCCACCTAAGCATTTCCTCCCCTCGTCACCTGTTTAGAAGCTGCCCAGGAGCAGCCGTCACCGATGGCCTGGTGTATGCCCTCCCTCAGCCTCTGCTCTGGCCCCTGTGATTCTAACCTGAACACTTCACTCACCAGCTTCAAACCCTTCACTGCCGGGGCCCTCAGGATCCAGTCCCACTCCTGAACTAGCTTTGTCCTGATTCTGTCCCAGCCTCTACACCCTCatctctttaaatttatttttttaatggaaggataatcgctttacagaatggcattggtttctgccaaacgtcaacatgaatcagccataggtatacatgtgtcctctccctcctgaacctccttcccaccttcgtccccatcccacccctctaggttgtttcaGAGCCCggtctgagttccctgagtcatatagcaaactCCCATTGGCTCTctagtttacatatggtaattgTTTCCATGTCACTCTCTCCATGCATCCCGcgctctccttcctcttccccccAGTTGTGTCTGCAAGTCTGTCCTCTGcgtttccattgctgccctgtaaataatttcattggtACCACcctcctagattccatatatatgcgttaatacatgatatttgtttttctcttcactgtgtataataggctctaggttcatccacctcattagaactgattcaaatgcattcctttttatcagCCTCACCTCTTTTACCACTTCAACCAAAGCCCAAAATGGTTAAAACACAGAGCTGGGGATAATGGCTGAGCCCAGAAGCTTTTATTACCTCTGCATCCCACCTAGCTAACTCGTCCCCTTACAGATTTAGGTGGGCAGCGGGGGTACCTCTTTCAGGAAGCTGTCTCAGCCCTGCTCCAGGTCTGGTTAAATGTCTGAGTCTTGGGTTCCCGTAGGCAAAGCACATGTCAGCCATTGATGACCAAACTCcacagcagtggttctcaacttggGGCGATTTTGCCCCCTAGGGGACATtcggcaatgtctggagacattgaTGGCCCCTCACGACAAATAATTCCCAGTGCAAAATGTCCCTTGTGCCATGGATGAAAACCGCTCTATGGTGATGCACTGCGAACCATCCAGAGCGTCCTCAGACCCCAAAGGTTCTCAGCAGCAAAGTCACTATCCCAGGGTGGGCGCTCTGTATGTTTGGGGGTCACTGACTTAGTCATCACAAGGAGGGGGATCCTGCTGGCATTTGGTGAGCAAGGGCTAGGAATACCAGTGTCCCCCCACAATAAAGAATTGTCACACACCCCTTTAGAATGTCCCACTGACATTTACATAGTGAAAAACCTCTTTATAATTACCTGAGCCCGAAACTTGACTCTGTTTTACATACAAAATATTGAGggtttagtttgtttgttttttttttcacatggttgtattattcattatctgtttttatttcaacATACACCCGTATTCTTTAACTTTCCTGGGCTTCCTGTACAGAATAACTTCTGACCTTCTTCTTTTAGatccaaatatttgttaaaaatagaaGCAAACACAGAACTGTGTCCTATTGTGTGGTGATTGTGCCCATGCATTGACATATTgaaattcacagttcagttcagttcagttcagttgctcagatcagatcagatcagatcagtcgctcagtcgtgtccgactctttgcaaccccatgaatcgcagcacgccagacctccctgtccatcaccaactcccggagttcaatgagtctcatgtccgtcgagtcagtgatgccatccagccatctcatcctctgtcgtccccttctcctcctgcccccaatccctcccatcatcagagtcttttccaatgggtcaactctttgcatgaggtggccaaagtactggagtttcagctttagcatcattccttccaaagaaatcccagggctgatgttattcagaatagactggttggatctccttgcagtcctagggactctcaagagtcttctccaacaccacagttcaaaaccatcaattcttcggcgctcagccttcttcacagtccaactctcacatccatacatgaccacaggaaaaaccatagccttgactagacggacctttgttggcaaagtaatgtctctgcttttgaatatgctgtctaggttggtcataactttccttccaaggagtaagtgtcttttaatttcatggctgcagtcaccatctgcagtgattttggacccccaaaaaataaagtctgacactgtttccactgtttccccatctatttcccatgaaatggtgggaccggatgccatgatcttcgttttctgaatgttgagctttaagccaactttttcactctcctctttcactttcatcaagaggcttttgagttcctcgtcactttctgccataagggtggtgtcatctgcatatctgaggttattgatatctctcccggcaatcttgattccagcttgtgtttcttccagtccagtgtttctcatgatgtactctgcatataagttaaataaacagggtgacaatatacagccttgacgaactccttttcctatttggaaccaggctgttgttccatgtccaattctaactgttgcttcctgacctgcatacagatttctcaagaggcagatcaggtgttctggtattcccatctctttcagaattttccacagtttattgtgatccacacagtcaaaggctttggcatagtcaataaagcagaaatagatgtttttctggaactctcttgctttttctatgatccagcggatgttggcaatttgatttctggttcctctgccttttctaaaaccagcttgaacatcaggaagttcacggttcacatattgctgaagcctggcttggagcattttgagcattactttactagcatgtgagaggagtgcaattgtgtggtagtttgagcattctttggcattgcctttctttgggattggaatgaaaactgaccttttccagtcctgtagccactgctgagttttccaaatttgctggcacattgagtgcagcactttcacagcatcatctttcaggatttggaataactcaactggaattccatcacctccactagctttgctcgtagtgatgctttctaaggcccacttgacttcacattccaggatgtctggctctaggtcagtgatcacaccatcgtgattatctgggtcgtgaagatcttttttgtacagttcttctgtgtattcttgcaacctcttcttaatatcttctgcttctgttaggtccataccatttctgtccttcatcgagctcatctttgcatgaaatgttcctttggtatctctgattttcttgaagagatccctagtctttcccattctgttgttttcctctatttctttgcattgatcgctgaagaaggctttcttatctcttcttgctattcttccgaactctgcattcagatgtttatatctttccttttctcctttgcttttcgcttctcttcttttcacagctatttgtaaggcctccccagacagccattttgcttttttgcatttcttttccatggggatggtcttgctccctgtctcctgtacaatgtcatgaacctcattccatagttcatcaggcactccatctatcagatctaggtccttaaatctatttctcacttccactgtataatcataagggatttgatttaggtcatacctgactggtctagtggttttccctactttcttcaatttcagtctgaatttggcaataaggagttcatggtctgagccacagtcagctcctggtcttgtttttgctgactgtatagagcttctccatctttggctgcaaagattataatcaatctgattttggtgttgaccatctggtgatgtccatgtatagagtcttctctagtgttgttggaagagggtctttgttatgaccagtgcattttcttggcaaaactctattagtctttgccctgcttcattccgtattccaaggccaaatttgcctgttactccaggtgtttcttgacttcctacttttgcattccagtcccctataatgaaaaggacatcttttttgggtgttagttctaaaaggtcttgaaggtcttcatagaaccgttcaacgtcagcttcttcagcgttactgtttggggcatagacttggattactatgatattgaatggtttgccttggaaacgaacacagatcattctgtcgtttttgagattgcatccaagtactgcatttcggactcttttgttgaccatgatggccactccatttcttctgagggattcctgcccacagtagtagatataatggtcatctgagttaaatttcacccattccagtccattttagttcgctgattcctagaatgtcgacattcactcttgccgtctcttgtttgaccacttccaatttgccttgattcatggacctgacattccaggttcctatgcaatattgctctttacagcatcggaccttacttctatcaccagtcacatccacagctgggtattctttttgctttggctccatgccttcattctttctggagttatttctccactgatctccagtagcatattgggcacctattgacctgggggagtttctctttcagtatcctatcattttgccttttcatactgttcctggggttctcaaggcaagaatactgaagtggcttgccattcccttctccagtggaccacattccgccaaatctctccaccatgacccacccgtcctgggttgccccacgggcatggcttagtttcattgagttagacaaggctgtggtcctagtgtgattagattgactagttttctgtgagtatggtttcagtgtgtttgccctctgatgccctcttgcaacacctgtcttacttgggttgctcagtcatgtccaactctgccaccccatggactgcagcacaccaggcttccctatccatcaccaactacagGAGCTTTCCTTTACTGGATGGTGTGACAGcatggtgatttttttaaagcatgtgttTGGTATGTTATATTAAATTTCTGTCTAGTTCATAAAGAAACCTGATGGGAAGtgttagaaaatatttgctaGAGGAAGAGAACCTCTGTCCCACTCCAACCTGGGCCCGACTGTGACATAAGTGAGAAGCTGGCGCCACCTGATGGCTGAAGTAGAAATGGCAGATGGTCCCCCACAGAAGAGACTTCCCACACAGGAATCTCATCCTGCAGGGGCGCCTGCTAACCTTCCCCAAACACAGCCTCTCCTGCCAATTCCCTAGACCTCCCCCAGGCCTCGGTGCTTGACGCGTCTTCAAGGGCTTCAGAGATCCAGGAAAGAGCTCTGGCTGAGAGGTGGGAGCCCTACTGTTGCTCAGCTGTAAGTCGTGTccaacagcatgccaggcttccctgtccttcactgtctccgagtttgctcagattcatgtccattgagttggcgatgccatccaaccatctcatcctctgttgcccccttctcctcctgtcttcaatctttcccagcatcagggttttttccactgagttggctctttgcatcaggtggccaaagtagtggagcttcagcttcagcatcagtccttccaatgaatattcaggattgattttctttaggattgattggtttgatctccgagtccaaggaactctcaagaatcttctccaaaaaaaaaaaagaatcttctccagcactacagtatcagttctttggtattcagccttctttacagcctgtctcacatctgtgcatgactcctggaaaaaccatagctttgactacacagacctttgtccacaaagtgatgtctctgcttttcaatacactgtgtaggtttgtcatacttttcttccaaggagcaagcgtcttttaatttcatggctgcagtcactgtccacagtgattttggagcccaagaaaataaaatctgtcagtttccatttttttccccatctatttgccatgaagtgataggagcCCTTACTACTGTTCCCTGATCTGCCACTTATTTGttgggtgaccctgggcaaggGCACTGCCCTCTCTGGACCTTGATGTCTAGTGTGAGGGGGTTAAAACTGGTCTCTAAGGACCCTCAAGGCCTATCACACTCCACTCTCTCAATCAGGAGCATCCAGGTGCCCTGTCACCTGCCTGTCCCCTGTGCCTCCTGTCCACAGAGGTGACGTTAGGGGTGGGACAGGGACAGTTCTTCCTGGAGGTGGAAGAACAAGTGGTCCAGCCTCCCAGGTTCCATCCCAATCCTGAGTTCTTCTTAGATTGCAGTGAGCGAGCCCCTGACCCAAGTCCCCCAGGCCAACTGCCACTCTTGCTGTGAAGGTCATCAATGGTCACTAAAGATAGAACTCTGCCACTAAATGATTTGGCTCTGACTCAAGCTCTAGCTTTCCAACGGCTAGGGACTCTCAGAGAGCTGAGGTGGCTTTCTCTTTTGGGCTGGGGACTCCCTGAAGGCTGAGGCggtctctccctcccacctctctacaTGGGTCCCTGACAGGCTGTGAGACCCCTAGACCAAGAGCTTCCTAAGGGCAGGCCTGTCTCCTCCCAGTGTCTCCAAAGCTCTGAGCACAGCAAGGCAGGTCCCGAAGGCAGCTTGGGCCCCAGTCCCTGCCCGGACACCAAGAGAAGGCGGCAAGGCAGCGAGGCTCTGAGGCGCGTGTAGAATAAATATAACTTTATTCTTTATCCAGTAGATCTCAGTGGCAAGTCCAACAGTAACAGGTGCACCAGCGGGCTCTGAGGGGGATGAGACCCCCAACCCCAGGGCaaggagggcagggcagagcCAGCTCCCCCAGCCCCGGGGGAGCAGGGGTGACGTGAGGGGACCCCCTGTAGGCCCGTCCTGCGGGGCAAGGAGGGGGCACGGGTGTGGGGTGAGGTGGCAGGTCAGGGAAATGGAGGAACTCAGGCCATGTGTCTGTCGGCCTGTctgtccactgtgtgtgtgtgtgggtgtgtctgtgtgtgtccggGGGCCCTGTGGGCAGTGCTGGTGGCCATGAGGCTGGAGGGCAGGGGAGCTCGGACGCCCTGGCCAGCCCCTTCATGGGAAGGGGAGCGCTGGAGGGCTTCGATGACGTGGGCTCTGATGGGGAAGCAGAGGACACAGGGCGGAGAGACACACGCCTGGAGGTCCTGAGGCCCCGGTGCTCTGCCCCCAGGCCCATCCCGGGGGTGAGCCACTCCTCCCAGGGGTTGCCAGGAAACTGTCCTTGCCCAGTGGttaggcagagagagagaggagagggcaggCCTTGGAAAGTTAGTACTTCACAGTtttaaagagaaaactgaggaggaaatggctggggagggggccttGGGGGGCACAGGGACTTGGAGAGACAGGGGAAGCCCCTTTCaagccactcccctcccccagggcccatCCCCCCCTCCAGCTCTGAATCCAGCTCCCCCCAATACACAGCACACTTCAGTATAAATGTgcttaaaatgaaaattcttatttaaaaaaatcaaaaccagaaaaaaaaaattaaaataaaaacaaaaccagcgAGAATTAATACCTGGGGGTTGGTATGGCAGAGTATGTACAGGGgatccccccaccccggcccaccCCCTCTGTCACCAACCGAGGCAGGGGGGGTTCCCCAACCGGGGGGCAATGGCTTGCAAGTTCTGAGGATGGGGGAGCCAGGTCCTGGCGTTTGCTGGTGATGAAGATGTGGCGAGGTGGGCAGAAGGGTGTCTTGATGAACACAAAGCCCCCAGGCCCCATCCTGAGGCCCGGGACCAGGGGTCCTCACTCAGTCCACGGCCACAGCCCTGACGTCAGCCCAGGCTCCAAGAGCGGGCAGTCCATCGCAGGCCCGGGCCTCTGTCCGAAGAGTCGCCGCCacctcctccctccagccccccGGGCAAGGGAGGGCAGGTGGGGCGCAGGGCTGGTGGGGGTTGCATGGTTGGtagaaaggcagagaaaagccAGGGCACGGGGTGAGGGCTGTGTCCATGGGGCAAGGGCAGTCACGGGGAGTGGGTGGCCGGGCTGCTTCTGTTTGAGCTGGGGCTGAGGCTGGGGCTACAGCTGCCGGGCGGGGGAGCCAGGCCACCCCCGTCCCGACCCCCACTCCCCGCTTGTCCGCTCAGAGTGTCCAGGCCCTCTGAGTTCTCCAGCATTTCCTGGATGAGAGGTGGCATGGAGCCCGGGATCTCCATCTTCAGCGTGATCACCCGCTCAGCCCCTGCAGGAAAGGAGGGACAGAGGTCAGAAGTGTGGCCACCTTGCTCCTCTAGCCCTGCATGCAAGCGTGGCCCCAGGAGGGAGTGTGTAAGGGGTAGGAGGATCCACAGTACCAGTATCAGCTCCCACCACACACCGAACCCTGCGCTCAGTTTCCTGACATAAGCCAGCTCTCCTAAGCCCCCACAGCTGAAGGGCAGCAGGGCAAAGTGGCTCCCAACTCTGGCTCTGGGGTCACTGGGCTTGATGCCAGGCCCTTCCTACGTGCTGCTGATTCTCCTACTGACATCTCAAGACAGCTCTGTAAACGTTATCCCTGCTCTGCAGATGggtaactgaggctcagagccgtTGTGTGACCCGCTCAAGGACACACGACAGTCTGGTTCCAGAGCCATGCCCTGAACTAGCATGCCAAGATGACACTGCCATCTTGGGGCTCACAGGCAGGGAGGTCACCTGGGCACGGTGAGGTCCAGGTGAGTGGGGCATCACAAGGACACAAAGA is part of the Bubalus kerabau isolate K-KA32 ecotype Philippines breed swamp buffalo chromosome 4, PCC_UOA_SB_1v2, whole genome shotgun sequence genome and harbors:
- the GJD3 gene encoding gap junction delta-3 protein, which encodes MGEWAFLGSLLDAVQLQSPLLGRLWLVVMLIFRILVLATVGGAVFEDEQEEFVCNTLQPGCRQTCYDRAFPVSHYRFWLFHILLLSAPPVLFVIYSVHRASKEPGGADGWAGAPGRPGDRRARRCYLLSVALRLLAELAFLAGQALLYGFRVAPHFVCAGPPCPHTVDCFVSRPTEKTVFVVFYFAVGLLSALLSVAELGHLLWKDRSRAGRCRQAAERDNRCNRAHEKAQQLLQPLPALPTRRPGTDPYAPPAYAHGAPAGDSEGGSGRSKASLATIRQDLAI